A window from Flavobacterium gyeonganense encodes these proteins:
- a CDS encoding RagB/SusD family nutrient uptake outer membrane protein, whose amino-acid sequence MKKIILSIIAFSMFAVSCDDFIEKEERGTQTLDNYFQTAQECEKYTNELTQRLLLSKDWFTLLAPRITNEMATDDAWMGNTGQDNSAHRPCSQYIVTPDNMGDMNSIYTAHYYTIQSANIGLEKMANSPITDVQKNQYMGESLFVRAYCYYELVNLFGAVPLYTKSLGTSDLKLERSPATEVYAQIEADLKESAAKLEGITVNRNGRINKWAAYALLARVSLFQEKWADAKLYSNKVITEGPYSLEENFLDIWNVNNHNGKESILEAQSSSIQNEALGSMLPTLSGARGEDKKNFPSNDAKDVIDGWGWCMPTSDLENAYLSENDEIRRRSTITKWGEAAYGDEVLNPTHKFSLNDNKSGRICRKYYIPVATRRTLDKKDGHLPLNIPLIRLAEMYLTRAEANYHTGGDALADINIIRDRVDLEPKTGISGPTLLKQIYKERRLELAFEGLRLFDIRREKDPTTGKRVIETLMGPNGTFVKYNLSSTDPYETTNTREAQDKGINFDPAKHLLWPIPQIERDLSNGVITQNPNY is encoded by the coding sequence ATGAAAAAAATAATTTTATCAATAATAGCTTTTTCAATGTTTGCAGTTTCCTGTGATGATTTTATTGAAAAAGAAGAAAGAGGAACACAGACACTTGATAACTATTTTCAGACAGCGCAGGAATGCGAAAAATATACCAATGAATTAACGCAAAGGTTATTGCTTTCTAAAGACTGGTTCACATTGCTTGCACCAAGAATTACAAATGAAATGGCAACAGATGATGCCTGGATGGGTAATACAGGTCAGGATAATTCAGCTCACAGGCCTTGTTCGCAATATATCGTTACTCCTGATAATATGGGGGATATGAATAGTATTTATACGGCACATTATTATACAATTCAATCTGCAAATATCGGTTTAGAAAAAATGGCAAACTCACCAATTACTGATGTTCAGAAAAATCAATATATGGGAGAATCCTTATTTGTTCGTGCATATTGCTACTACGAATTGGTTAATCTTTTTGGAGCAGTTCCTTTATATACAAAATCTTTGGGGACATCTGATTTAAAATTAGAGAGAAGCCCTGCTACAGAGGTATATGCTCAAATAGAAGCTGACTTAAAAGAGTCTGCTGCCAAGTTAGAAGGAATTACGGTAAACAGAAACGGAAGAATAAACAAATGGGCTGCTTATGCTTTGTTGGCACGTGTTTCTTTATTTCAGGAAAAGTGGGCTGATGCAAAATTATATTCAAACAAAGTAATTACAGAGGGACCATACTCGTTAGAAGAAAATTTCCTGGATATCTGGAATGTAAACAATCATAACGGTAAAGAATCTATTTTAGAAGCGCAGTCTTCTTCTATTCAAAATGAAGCTTTAGGATCTATGCTCCCAACTTTATCAGGGGCAAGGGGAGAAGATAAGAAAAACTTTCCTAGTAATGATGCCAAAGATGTTATTGACGGATGGGGATGGTGTATGCCAACCAGTGATTTAGAGAATGCTTATCTTTCTGAAAATGATGAAATCCGCCGCAGAAGCACTATTACCAAATGGGGAGAAGCTGCTTACGGAGATGAGGTTTTAAACCCCACTCACAAATTCAGTTTAAATGATAATAAATCAGGACGTATCTGCCGTAAATATTACATTCCAGTCGCTACACGTCGTACTTTGGATAAAAAAGACGGACATTTACCTTTAAATATTCCGTTGATTCGTCTTGCTGAAATGTACCTGACAAGAGCAGAGGCAAACTATCACACAGGCGGAGATGCTTTGGCAGATATTAATATCATCAGGGATCGTGTTGATTTGGAGCCTAAAACAGGAATTTCAGGACCAACGCTTTTAAAACAAATCTACAAAGAGCGTCGTTTGGAATTAGCTTTTGAAGGATTGCGTTTATTCGACATCCGTCGTGAAAAAGATCCAACAACAGGAAAACGTGTTATTGAAACTTTGATGGGTCCAAACGGTACTTTCGTTAAATACAACTTAAGTTCTACAGATCCTTACGAGACTACAAATACAAGAGAAGCACAGGATAAAGGAATCAATTTTGATCCTGCAAAACACTTGCTTTGGCCAATACCACAAATCGAGAGAGATTTAAGTAATGGTGTAATCACTCAAAACCCTAATTATTAA